From the genome of Acidobacteriota bacterium, one region includes:
- a CDS encoding ABC transporter ATP-binding protein, whose protein sequence is MEPIIATENLSKTYRVGKVDVPALRGVDLIVQEGEFLAVVGPSGCGKSTLLHVLGGLTRPSGGQVLVDGNNFLQMNDGERTKFRRHKIGFVFQRYNLLPTLTARHNIAIAQHIQGDGFNPHRFDSVADMLGIKDKLDRKPYALSGGEQQRVAIARAVICEPKLLLADEPTGNLDTENSQVVLNMLRNLNRDFRQTILMITHNPEAASVGDRIVRMRDGRIVSD, encoded by the coding sequence ATGGAACCGATTATAGCAACTGAGAACCTGTCAAAAACCTATCGAGTCGGAAAAGTCGATGTTCCGGCGCTGCGTGGAGTGGATCTTATAGTCCAGGAAGGAGAATTCCTCGCAGTAGTAGGTCCCTCCGGCTGTGGCAAATCAACTTTATTGCACGTTTTGGGAGGCTTAACCCGGCCCAGCGGTGGGCAGGTGCTCGTGGATGGGAACAACTTCCTTCAGATGAACGATGGGGAGCGTACTAAGTTTCGCCGCCATAAAATCGGATTCGTTTTCCAGCGATATAATCTTTTGCCCACGCTGACAGCGAGACACAACATCGCAATTGCGCAGCACATCCAGGGTGATGGGTTTAATCCGCACAGGTTTGACTCGGTGGCAGATATGCTGGGTATCAAAGACAAGCTTGACCGCAAACCTTATGCGCTTTCGGGTGGCGAGCAGCAACGGGTAGCGATTGCCCGTGCTGTAATCTGCGAGCCCAAGCTGCTGCTTGCTGATGAGCCCACCGGCAATCTGGACACGGAAAACTCTCAAGTTGTTCTGAATATGCTGCGAAACCTGAACCGGGACTTTCGCCAGACGATCCTGATGATTACCCACAATCCGGAGGCGGCTTCTGTCGGCGACCGGATTGTTCGTATGCGTGACGGCCGGATCGTATCCGATTGA
- a CDS encoding FtsX-like permease family protein has translation MIFENVLHRPIRTLVSVLAVAIEVGMVMLVVGMTHGMLHETAKRVQGVGADIMVQPPGASLFLGLTQAPMPVQVGDRLSEIPHVLAVTPVLLFLNTRGGINLIYGVDMPTFKGVSGGFVYLKGGPFEHPYDMLVDDWYARANNVKVGEKVNLLNNNFRVSGIVEHGMGARIFIPLPTAQDLTGAHDKASIFYIKCTDPGYIQSVSTSIRNLLPTHQVLAVKEYVSLMTSNDLPALDAFITAMIAVAVGIGFLVIFLSMYTTITERTREIGILKSLGAGKRYIIEVILREAGLLSIIGILAGYGGTWLAKKVILAAFPTLTVELTLNWALWAGLLALGGSLIGAFYPAIRAARLDPVDSLAYE, from the coding sequence ATGATCTTCGAGAACGTTCTTCACAGGCCGATCCGAACGCTCGTGAGTGTTCTGGCCGTGGCCATAGAGGTAGGGATGGTCATGCTCGTCGTCGGAATGACTCATGGCATGTTGCATGAAACAGCCAAACGGGTCCAGGGCGTGGGTGCGGATATCATGGTGCAGCCTCCGGGAGCTTCATTATTTCTCGGACTGACCCAGGCTCCAATGCCTGTCCAAGTCGGTGATCGTCTTTCTGAAATCCCCCATGTTCTGGCGGTTACACCTGTACTATTGTTTCTCAATACTCGCGGAGGAATAAATCTCATCTATGGCGTTGATATGCCTACCTTTAAAGGGGTAAGCGGAGGATTTGTCTACCTTAAGGGCGGGCCGTTCGAACACCCGTATGACATGCTTGTGGATGACTGGTATGCCCGGGCTAATAACGTGAAAGTTGGAGAAAAAGTGAATTTGTTAAACAACAATTTCCGTGTCTCAGGTATCGTCGAGCATGGAATGGGAGCACGGATATTCATCCCCTTGCCCACGGCCCAGGACCTCACCGGCGCACATGATAAAGCGTCGATTTTTTATATCAAATGCACTGATCCAGGTTACATCCAGTCTGTCTCCACCTCGATTCGTAATCTTCTTCCGACACACCAGGTTCTTGCCGTCAAGGAGTATGTTTCACTGATGACGTCGAATGACCTTCCCGCGTTGGATGCATTTATTACGGCCATGATTGCTGTAGCCGTTGGAATCGGTTTTCTGGTCATTTTTCTTTCGATGTACACCACAATCACTGAGCGAACCCGCGAAATCGGCATTTTGAAATCACTGGGAGCTGGCAAAAGGTATATCATAGAAGTGATACTGCGAGAGGCAGGCCTGCTGAGTATTATAGGAATCCTCGCAGGATACGGAGGGACGTGGCTGGCAAAGAAAGTCATTTTGGCAGCGTTCCCTACTTTAACCGTTGAATTAACATTAAACTGGGCGCTCTGGGCCGGCCTGCTGGCTCTTGGGGGCTCACTAATAGGCGCCTTTTATCCGGCAATACGGGCGGCTCGCCTCGATCCAGTGGATTCACTGGCATACGAGTAG
- a CDS encoding glycosyltransferase family 1 protein: protein MKQVSSLNLLTFNRHTGYLYNLSKIGHQWIVLGDWQNWNRPLPENFRLAKWEIARRDFAQFDAVIGHDIRHDLWMFLPYCLCYHKPYIQVIHGRRARGGFSRSRVRKFAKQLYSNIILRPLINLGLMRVVFISPYARSDWGLDGTTIDQGIPLDEMKAYEGIETSLLIVGNTLHREHFAFDELMQIQKQVPVSIVGVNPDIPGCCPSRNWDELRSFYSRNRAYLNLTREPEAGHNLALLEAMASGMPAISLEHPSTPIKNGENGFLVENVSEAVDRAKQLLADRELAQRLGRCARDTIERKFSLNVFQERWNELLARTAGSALTPDDA, encoded by the coding sequence ATGAAGCAGGTTTCAAGCCTTAACCTTCTGACCTTTAACAGGCACACGGGCTATCTTTACAATCTGTCCAAGATCGGACATCAGTGGATCGTTTTGGGCGACTGGCAGAACTGGAACCGTCCTTTACCCGAGAATTTCAGGCTCGCGAAATGGGAAATCGCCCGGCGGGACTTTGCTCAGTTTGATGCAGTTATCGGGCACGATATCCGGCATGACCTGTGGATGTTTCTTCCTTATTGTCTTTGCTACCACAAACCTTACATCCAGGTCATCCACGGCAGAAGAGCACGCGGCGGATTCAGCCGCAGCAGAGTTCGCAAATTTGCAAAGCAGTTGTACTCTAACATCATCTTACGACCTCTGATCAATCTGGGATTGATGCGCGTCGTGTTCATCTCACCCTATGCGCGGTCTGACTGGGGTTTGGACGGGACGACGATCGACCAGGGCATACCTTTGGATGAAATGAAGGCTTACGAAGGCATCGAAACATCCCTCTTAATTGTCGGCAACACACTTCACAGGGAGCATTTTGCGTTCGATGAACTGATGCAGATCCAAAAGCAGGTCCCCGTCAGTATTGTTGGCGTGAATCCCGATATTCCTGGCTGTTGCCCTTCCAGGAACTGGGATGAATTGCGGTCGTTCTACTCCCGTAACCGAGCGTATCTGAACCTTACCCGTGAGCCCGAAGCCGGTCACAACCTGGCTTTGTTGGAGGCAATGGCTTCCGGAATGCCTGCGATCTCGCTGGAACATCCTTCTACGCCCATTAAGAACGGCGAAAATGGCTTCCTGGTGGAAAATGTATCGGAGGCAGTCGACCGGGCGAAGCAGCTCTTGGCCGACCGTGAACTCGCTCAAAGGTTGGGAAGGTGCGCTCGAGACACGATTGAACGAAAGTTTTCGTTGAATGTTTTTCAGGAACGTTGGAACGAACTTCTTGCACGCACCGCCGGATCAGCTTTAACCCCAGACGACGCCTGA
- a CDS encoding RNA methyltransferase, giving the protein MKTSGANWRIVLVRPRNPLNIGAAARAMANFGFDDLVVVCPFDPVWREARSAVGAGHVLKAARMADHLPEAISDCHFVVGTTTGSRRNLDRDPVPLTELTAPALKVPSRTRAAVLFGSEKTGLLNDHLSYCHMLVRIPTTAGCPSMNLGQSVAVFCYELARAAGFSRAAATGRVHSSLPANIQALDHVLDRAARLLDLSGYFKPKGKQAQLLKLRRLVLDLGLSNHDVRVLGGILAQLEWKLKTDPSIGKGDRLGGED; this is encoded by the coding sequence ATGAAAACATCTGGAGCGAATTGGCGCATTGTGCTGGTGCGGCCGCGCAACCCGCTCAATATCGGCGCCGCGGCCCGCGCAATGGCCAACTTTGGTTTTGATGACCTGGTGGTGGTTTGTCCCTTTGACCCTGTATGGAGAGAAGCCCGTTCGGCCGTCGGTGCTGGCCATGTTCTTAAAGCTGCACGCATGGCAGACCATCTTCCGGAAGCAATTAGCGACTGTCATTTCGTGGTGGGAACCACAACCGGCTCGCGAAGAAATCTTGATCGGGACCCAGTCCCGCTCACAGAACTCACGGCACCTGCTTTGAAGGTTCCCTCCCGGACACGCGCTGCCGTGTTGTTCGGTTCTGAAAAGACAGGCCTATTGAATGATCATTTGAGTTACTGCCACATGCTGGTACGGATTCCCACAACCGCAGGCTGCCCCTCGATGAACCTGGGACAATCCGTGGCAGTTTTCTGTTATGAACTGGCGCGTGCTGCAGGGTTTTCCCGGGCCGCTGCCACTGGGCGCGTGCACTCCTCGTTGCCGGCAAACATCCAGGCGCTTGACCACGTTCTTGACCGTGCCGCCAGACTCCTGGACCTTTCGGGGTATTTCAAGCCAAAGGGAAAGCAGGCGCAGCTTCTGAAGCTTCGTCGGCTGGTGCTTGACCTTGGATTGAGCAATCACGATGTGCGCGTACTTGGTGGCATCCTCGCGCAGTTGGAATGGAAGCTGAAGACGGACCCGTCAATCGGCAAAGGAGACCGCCTTGGTGGGGAAGATTAA
- a CDS encoding DUF4292 domain-containing protein, whose product MNLCESCRKSLLLTERFAAVPLLLTVILGAWGCAVKHRIRLSPPSVSAPPRQATVAELVREVNAWSGGISTLTATVEFKPTTGSVYTGVINEYQTVGGFILMEKPAMIRILGQAPVVKTEIFDMVSDGRQFWVSIPPKNKFIVGDVNYRGSPKQPLENLRPSHILDALVIPAVDETKEKFFNEEVHASTGQYYYVLNIVEPNKSGELGLNRKVWFDRSNLNISGLQLYGPGGALIEGVEYNDYQNFQGIRYPTQITLNRPEEGYTLSITVEKATFNQPIPADKFVLKKPPNSTVVELGESK is encoded by the coding sequence ATGAATTTGTGTGAATCATGCCGGAAGTCCCTACTTTTGACCGAACGTTTCGCCGCTGTTCCACTGCTTCTAACCGTGATTTTGGGAGCATGGGGCTGCGCCGTTAAACACAGGATCCGCCTTTCTCCACCGTCAGTTTCAGCTCCTCCCAGGCAAGCCACTGTTGCCGAGCTTGTACGGGAGGTAAATGCGTGGAGTGGTGGCATCAGTACACTGACGGCGACCGTTGAGTTTAAACCGACGACAGGCTCAGTTTATACAGGAGTCATCAATGAGTACCAGACCGTCGGCGGCTTTATCCTCATGGAGAAACCAGCCATGATCCGCATTCTTGGGCAGGCGCCGGTGGTTAAGACCGAGATCTTTGATATGGTTTCCGACGGACGGCAGTTTTGGGTTTCCATTCCTCCAAAAAATAAGTTCATTGTGGGAGACGTCAACTATCGAGGGTCACCCAAGCAGCCCCTGGAAAACCTCAGGCCTTCCCATATCCTGGATGCGTTGGTCATTCCAGCCGTCGACGAAACAAAAGAGAAGTTTTTCAATGAGGAGGTCCACGCATCCACCGGTCAGTATTATTATGTCCTCAACATTGTTGAGCCAAACAAATCGGGCGAGCTGGGCCTGAATCGGAAAGTGTGGTTTGACAGATCCAATCTGAATATATCGGGCCTTCAGCTTTACGGACCGGGAGGGGCCCTCATCGAAGGTGTCGAATATAACGATTATCAAAACTTCCAGGGAATCCGTTATCCTACTCAAATCACGCTGAATCGCCCGGAAGAAGGCTACACGCTCTCGATCACCGTGGAAAAGGCCACTTTCAACCAACCGATTCCTGCGGATAAATTTGTGTTGAAGAAGCCGCCGAACTCAACGGTAGTAGAACTGGGCGAAAGCAAGTAG
- a CDS encoding glycosyltransferase, giving the protein MRKVLFLCYDLKDGGSPQVLSGILNHLNRNEFEPVLVTYSGARVFPIPEGVTEHILRAKGGGNLVRKLKANLTAVLRLRRVLRLEKPQIAVGMGGMTNWGLILAAGLARGRMAVIIGEHGAGALDYRTDRVTSWVISLLNRFLYPFADRIVAISDGVREYLVRDRRIRKEKVVTIHNPVDIGRIQKLAREQVDDPWLRGGDKPVVLWVGRMAAVKGLEHLIGVFERVQREIDARLIIVGEGSLENAIRDSVRRKGLQDKVRFAGFQSNPYRYMSRSSVFAFPSLSEGFGMVLVEAMACGLPIVATDCVAGPSEVLLGGKCGILVPVADEEAMARGIISLLTDTALRERLISAAMERIADFEPAKVIASYERLFLELSNDRGIHGSVQAARRKKLPDTN; this is encoded by the coding sequence ATGCGCAAGGTTCTATTTCTCTGTTATGACCTGAAAGACGGGGGATCTCCGCAGGTACTGTCAGGCATTCTCAACCACTTGAACCGAAATGAATTTGAGCCAGTCTTGGTCACTTATTCAGGCGCAAGAGTTTTCCCAATCCCTGAAGGCGTCACCGAACATATTCTCCGGGCCAAGGGGGGCGGCAATCTTGTCCGGAAATTGAAGGCCAATCTGACTGCTGTACTCCGTCTGCGGCGGGTGCTTCGCCTGGAAAAGCCCCAGATTGCTGTCGGGATGGGCGGAATGACCAATTGGGGATTAATCCTTGCCGCGGGATTGGCAAGAGGCAGAATGGCTGTCATCATCGGCGAGCACGGGGCCGGAGCCCTGGATTACCGTACAGATCGGGTGACCTCATGGGTCATCAGCCTCCTAAACAGGTTCCTATATCCATTCGCTGATCGGATCGTTGCCATCTCCGACGGGGTGCGGGAATACCTTGTGCGAGACCGAAGGATACGCAAGGAGAAGGTCGTCACGATTCATAATCCAGTTGACATCGGAAGAATTCAGAAGCTTGCTCGAGAACAGGTCGATGATCCATGGTTGCGCGGTGGAGACAAGCCGGTGGTCCTTTGGGTTGGCAGAATGGCGGCGGTAAAGGGACTAGAACACCTGATTGGTGTTTTTGAGCGTGTGCAAAGGGAAATCGACGCCCGGCTGATCATAGTCGGCGAGGGGTCGCTGGAAAACGCAATTCGAGATTCGGTCAGACGGAAAGGTCTCCAGGATAAGGTTCGCTTTGCAGGCTTTCAGAGTAACCCCTATCGCTACATGTCCCGGAGTTCCGTCTTCGCGTTTCCCTCCCTTAGCGAAGGGTTCGGAATGGTTCTGGTGGAGGCCATGGCGTGCGGGCTTCCAATTGTAGCAACGGACTGCGTGGCTGGACCCTCCGAAGTCCTTTTGGGCGGAAAATGTGGGATCCTTGTTCCGGTGGCCGATGAGGAAGCCATGGCGCGAGGGATCATTTCTCTTCTTACCGACACTGCCCTCCGTGAACGACTTATCTCGGCTGCGATGGAGCGGATAGCTGATTTCGAGCCGGCTAAAGTGATTGCCTCCTATGAGCGGCTCTTTCTGGAATTAAGCAATGATCGTGGAATTCATGGTTCCGTTCAGGCCGCGCGCCGAAAGAAATTACCCGACACCAACTGA
- a CDS encoding FkbM family methyltransferase, with protein MKKEALGISSRPALIKNKAGWTCCMRVSSQTDMFLEKLLLYAKTLLTARDVKSFYNAFLVKLEDEVLVEKLRWPRRIGARKQNVVNFDISFYCDNHAVSMYYEIFGAHAYSFFQGFEPRNCDIIMDIGANQGIFTCYAAKRAQCGWVYAIEPDIDNVLWLKTHLELNQISNATVIPKCVGDRTGKAYFRKGDSSGTGCVVDGSEPGPGIAEVDQVTIEELMTAYSLTKIDLLKIDVEGFEARVLSGAAKQLGSIRRIVLEYHSPTLGEQVIRLLQQKGFRMQQASSPTRSHILYFENNALCGRR; from the coding sequence TTGAAAAAAGAGGCGCTTGGAATTTCCAGCCGACCTGCTTTGATAAAAAATAAAGCCGGTTGGACCTGTTGCATGAGAGTTAGCAGCCAAACCGATATGTTCCTAGAAAAGTTGCTGCTTTATGCGAAAACGTTGCTGACTGCCAGGGACGTGAAGAGTTTTTACAACGCCTTTTTAGTTAAGTTGGAAGACGAGGTGCTCGTAGAAAAGCTGAGATGGCCGCGAAGGATTGGGGCGCGGAAACAGAATGTTGTGAATTTCGATATCTCCTTTTATTGCGACAACCACGCAGTATCTATGTACTACGAAATTTTTGGAGCTCATGCATATTCCTTTTTCCAAGGTTTTGAGCCTCGAAATTGTGACATTATAATGGACATCGGAGCCAACCAGGGGATCTTCACATGCTATGCGGCAAAGCGAGCTCAGTGCGGTTGGGTGTATGCCATTGAACCAGACATCGACAACGTGCTATGGCTTAAGACTCATCTCGAGTTAAATCAGATTTCTAATGCAACCGTGATCCCCAAGTGTGTTGGGGATCGAACCGGCAAGGCATATTTTAGAAAAGGCGACTCGAGCGGAACCGGGTGCGTGGTCGACGGGAGTGAACCCGGGCCCGGCATTGCAGAGGTTGATCAGGTCACTATTGAGGAATTGATGACAGCCTATAGCCTCACGAAGATCGACCTCTTAAAAATTGACGTCGAGGGTTTTGAGGCCAGGGTCCTTTCCGGCGCGGCCAAACAACTCGGATCAATCCGGAGGATTGTTCTAGAATATCATTCGCCGACGCTTGGTGAACAAGTCATAAGGCTTCTCCAACAAAAGGGCTTTCGAATGCAGCAAGCGTCCAGCCCGACACGTTCACATATCTTATATTTTGAGAATAACGCTCTTTGTGGCCGTCGATAG
- a CDS encoding radical SAM protein, with protein MNKVALKRKARFIRTRGRELRVITRALLSTGHPVLAHVIPIRRCNLSCAYCNEYDNFSKPLPPETMIRRLDQLADLGTSIITISGGEPLLHPQLEEIIQHIRSRGMIAGMITNGYLLTRARIDSLNKAGLEHLQISIDNVKPDDISKKSLKVLDQKLKLLAEHAIFQVNINSVLGSAVNNPEDALAVARRAIELGFTSTVGVIHDHEGQLRPLSAQQQTIFGTIMDMGKRSYSRFNRYQKYVAQGIPRAWRCRAGSRYLYVCEDGLVHYCSQQRGYPGIPLENYTPQHLYHEYHTVKSCAPRCTIQCVQHIALLDNWRDPQTRPGFEKPIEPVGELQPTLPES; from the coding sequence ATGAATAAAGTCGCTCTGAAGCGAAAAGCTCGGTTTATTCGTACAAGAGGGCGAGAGCTGCGGGTGATCACAAGAGCTTTGCTTTCCACTGGCCATCCTGTCCTTGCACACGTCATACCTATTCGCCGCTGCAATCTTTCGTGTGCATATTGCAACGAGTACGATAATTTTTCCAAACCTTTGCCGCCTGAAACCATGATTCGCAGGCTTGATCAGTTGGCCGATTTAGGAACAAGTATCATCACTATCAGCGGGGGCGAGCCGCTGCTCCATCCCCAGCTTGAAGAAATCATCCAGCATATCCGCAGTCGCGGCATGATTGCCGGCATGATTACTAACGGCTATCTGCTGACGCGGGCGCGAATCGATTCTCTGAACAAGGCGGGGCTTGAACATCTACAGATCAGCATCGACAATGTCAAGCCCGATGATATCTCAAAGAAAAGCCTGAAAGTGCTTGACCAGAAGTTGAAGCTCCTTGCTGAGCACGCGATATTTCAGGTCAATATCAATTCTGTTTTAGGCAGTGCTGTGAACAATCCTGAAGATGCGCTCGCTGTTGCGCGCCGTGCGATCGAACTCGGTTTTACATCCACGGTCGGCGTCATTCACGACCATGAAGGGCAGTTGCGTCCACTAAGCGCGCAGCAACAGACAATATTCGGCACCATTATGGACATGGGGAAGCGCTCGTACTCACGCTTTAATCGTTATCAGAAGTATGTTGCCCAAGGCATCCCGCGCGCCTGGCGATGCCGTGCAGGTAGCCGGTACCTTTATGTCTGCGAGGACGGTCTGGTCCATTACTGTTCGCAGCAACGTGGTTATCCCGGCATCCCTCTCGAAAACTACACCCCCCAACACCTTTACCACGAGTATCACACCGTCAAGTCCTGCGCTCCACGCTGTACCATTCAGTGCGTGCAGCATATCGCTCTGCTCGACAACTGGCGTGACCCCCAAACCCGGCCTGGTTTTGAAAAGCCCATCGAGCCTGTCGGAGAACTGCAGCCGACTCTTCCAGAAAGTTAA
- a CDS encoding glycosyltransferase family 1 protein → MKMRLVLEDGFSVEKATGVGRYTQNLARELRKYPEVEILPLPARGLIREIRPSSVRRIAYAAWLETAFQTRVHRLEADLVHFTNYLVPRNRKSKAKYVASIHDLTAWKLPEALPPMYARYIRKATWRAVNIADLILCPSDSIRKEVIEHFNLTEERVRSAWNGDSRLPEPPAERCGELRRQLSSRLGLQKPYLLFVGTLERRKNVATLVEAFARVADVLDLQCVMVGKAGYGFQEIQSSIERQSCRDRYILAGFVTDQDLALLYAHAELFVFPSWYEGFGTPLVEAMCFGLPIVASRIPSTVEIADGAAVYYDSPPNHDALAGKIIEVLNDQELKRGLGWSGKQRSKKFNWENLARMHIDAYQYCLNSR, encoded by the coding sequence ATGAAGATGAGACTTGTGCTCGAGGATGGGTTCTCCGTTGAAAAAGCAACGGGCGTAGGCAGGTACACCCAAAATCTGGCACGAGAGCTGCGGAAATATCCGGAAGTTGAGATTCTGCCGCTGCCCGCAAGAGGCCTGATCCGGGAAATTCGTCCATCCAGCGTCCGGCGCATCGCTTACGCAGCCTGGCTGGAAACTGCTTTCCAAACTCGGGTTCATAGGCTTGAAGCCGATTTGGTCCATTTTACGAATTACCTTGTGCCACGCAATCGCAAGTCCAAAGCCAAATATGTGGCGTCCATTCACGATTTGACGGCTTGGAAACTGCCCGAGGCTCTCCCACCTATGTATGCGAGGTATATTCGGAAAGCCACTTGGCGGGCTGTCAATATTGCTGATCTCATTCTTTGCCCCTCAGATTCGATAAGGAAAGAGGTAATTGAACATTTCAATCTGACCGAAGAAAGGGTTCGAAGCGCCTGGAACGGCGATTCGCGTTTGCCAGAACCCCCGGCTGAAAGGTGCGGAGAGCTTCGCCGTCAGCTTAGCAGTCGATTAGGGCTTCAAAAGCCCTATCTCCTTTTTGTTGGGACGCTCGAACGGCGGAAGAATGTGGCCACCCTGGTGGAGGCATTTGCTCGCGTGGCCGATGTGCTGGATCTACAGTGTGTAATGGTTGGCAAGGCAGGCTACGGGTTTCAGGAAATCCAGAGTTCAATCGAACGCCAAAGTTGTCGTGACCGGTATATTCTGGCTGGGTTTGTAACTGACCAGGACCTAGCCTTGCTATACGCACATGCTGAACTTTTTGTATTTCCCTCCTGGTATGAGGGATTTGGTACTCCCTTGGTCGAGGCGATGTGTTTCGGGCTACCCATTGTCGCCTCACGCATCCCCTCCACAGTAGAAATCGCGGACGGTGCAGCAGTCTATTACGACAGCCCGCCGAACCATGACGCACTAGCTGGAAAGATAATTGAAGTTCTGAACGATCAGGAACTCAAACGCGGGTTAGGCTGGAGCGGGAAGCAACGGTCTAAAAAATTCAATTGGGAAAACCTGGCGAGAATGCATATTGACGCCTATCAGTATTGTTTGAATAGCCGTTGA
- a CDS encoding glycosyltransferase, with translation MKNKKRPTAAPCGTPPRIAAVVVTYNRRALLEACLNSLIRQDRSLNEILVIDNASTDDTAKALGEKYNGKVTHVRLEENVGGAGGFYEGIRLAYEKGHDWIWVMDDDIEAVSDSLRALTESPAFNDPSVGFLASLVLDSNLKAQTFPYRRFNRLMAACPAINEDSLGQPLVPIEAAGFLGGMIRREAIDAVGLPLKDLFIYWDDTEFIYRISRRFKVFLVPASKVVHKYVWAPPPRSSILEVIKRGSALPLTEAWRFYYNLRNSIFIRTRYVKPWLAPLVPVLALSRPLGAVIVFHDHKIARCKILCRAAFDGILGRLGKRISL, from the coding sequence ATGAAAAACAAAAAAAGGCCGACTGCAGCACCTTGTGGCACCCCCCCGCGTATTGCTGCCGTGGTCGTCACCTATAATCGTCGCGCTCTGCTCGAGGCCTGTCTGAATTCCCTCATTCGCCAGGATCGTTCTCTTAATGAAATTCTGGTGATCGACAACGCCTCTACCGATGACACGGCAAAAGCATTAGGTGAAAAGTATAATGGCAAGGTCACACATGTTCGGTTGGAGGAGAACGTAGGGGGAGCGGGTGGTTTTTACGAAGGGATTCGCCTGGCATACGAAAAAGGCCACGACTGGATCTGGGTGATGGACGACGACATAGAGGCCGTAAGTGACTCGCTAAGAGCATTAACCGAATCCCCGGCGTTTAACGACCCCTCTGTGGGGTTCCTGGCATCGCTTGTGCTTGACTCGAATCTGAAAGCTCAGACCTTTCCCTACAGACGATTCAATCGGCTGATGGCAGCATGCCCGGCAATCAACGAAGATTCCCTGGGCCAGCCTCTTGTCCCCATCGAAGCAGCGGGTTTCCTTGGTGGAATGATCCGGCGGGAGGCAATTGACGCTGTTGGGCTTCCGCTCAAAGACCTGTTCATTTACTGGGACGATACAGAGTTTATCTATCGCATTTCGAGGCGGTTTAAGGTCTTCCTGGTTCCCGCAAGCAAAGTCGTCCACAAGTACGTCTGGGCGCCACCGCCCAGAAGCAGCATCTTGGAAGTCATAAAGAGGGGATCGGCGTTGCCGCTGACAGAAGCCTGGAGGTTTTATTACAATCTTCGCAACTCGATTTTCATCAGAACGCGGTACGTGAAACCATGGCTGGCCCCTTTGGTTCCAGTGCTAGCCCTTTCGAGGCCCCTTGGAGCCGTGATCGTCTTCCACGATCATAAGATTGCCCGGTGTAAAATCCTTTGCCGGGCGGCGTTTGACGGAATTTTAGGCCGACTCGGCAAGCGGATCAGCCTTTGA
- a CDS encoding oligosaccharide repeat unit polymerase, whose product MSVFGPGCYASLGLIAWAVHREKGSPISKWMMYLGLGLAIVAQGLLATKSAAIMIFVWFNILLFYMNKKRELWRTLLPLIIIVVPISAAIVAVRMVSTQGYWETAGIYETYYERLTTLAAEPLDFSFKYMNRFGPVRGRGFRLEAKRIREQLTGEPKTPILSESVYNLIEGLPPDSVDLSVTLTPQGVGYIEWGMAGLLLYSFLQGVGFGLFHRYLFHKETMNLVSLVVWGAVLSYGIQLSSTGTILVGLEGILLSSVPALALLIPFGLFFLLPMARRYRGSAGRRIPKLPQMHVHASRGVER is encoded by the coding sequence ATGAGTGTATTTGGTCCCGGTTGTTATGCAAGTCTCGGGCTTATTGCCTGGGCCGTTCACCGTGAAAAGGGTTCCCCCATATCAAAGTGGATGATGTACCTGGGGCTTGGACTTGCAATCGTCGCCCAGGGGTTGCTTGCGACCAAGAGCGCAGCAATCATGATTTTTGTCTGGTTTAACATTTTGCTTTTTTATATGAACAAGAAACGGGAATTGTGGAGAACTTTATTGCCCTTGATCATCATCGTTGTTCCAATATCAGCAGCCATCGTTGCGGTCCGAATGGTGTCAACACAAGGATACTGGGAGACGGCGGGCATCTATGAAACCTACTACGAGCGGCTTACAACCTTAGCAGCGGAGCCTCTGGACTTTTCCTTCAAGTACATGAATCGCTTCGGCCCCGTGCGTGGCCGGGGATTTCGTCTGGAAGCGAAGAGAATCAGGGAGCAACTGACAGGCGAGCCCAAAACACCGATCCTTTCAGAGTCTGTATACAACCTTATTGAGGGCTTGCCTCCGGATAGTGTGGATTTGTCTGTGACTTTGACGCCCCAGGGGGTGGGTTATATCGAGTGGGGAATGGCAGGGCTGTTGTTATACTCATTCCTTCAGGGGGTGGGATTCGGCCTATTCCATAGGTATCTTTTCCACAAGGAAACGATGAACCTTGTCTCGCTCGTTGTGTGGGGCGCAGTCCTTAGTTATGGCATTCAGCTCAGCAGCACAGGAACCATCCTGGTTGGTCTGGAGGGTATTCTGTTGTCGTCGGTGCCAGCCTTAGCCCTGCTCATACCATTTGGCCTTTTCTTCCTGTTGCCGATGGCCCGAAGGTATCGCGGTTCGGCCGGCAGAAGAATTCCCAAGCTTCCTCAAATGCATGTGCATGCCAGCCGCGGAGTGGAAAGGTGA